The following coding sequences lie in one Cydia strobilella chromosome 20, ilCydStro3.1, whole genome shotgun sequence genomic window:
- the LOC134750770 gene encoding uncharacterized protein LOC134750770 — protein MKPRMLHKIRCTATQKMALIDYMWNHRRLARHEYDPYTAETEWFRLAETLNQNGSVKTVDKWKVTWRDLKRKALREVQAAAQNNTRAREPAMKIREILMSPADGNPREHRNLKMSPSPHSSSIHLTPEDSYQWLEAGGQDQSQYLEPQCRPANGLESIECTPDLSSDSARSISPVPTSLARSRSNQEQINALVDCMAINTGMAFGNQQTPKKKADWKKLRQLLNRNGPAKQTAAWRQTWRDLKRNALERNNITSKQNSVITQKIVQIIEAHEQGTNSSNDVSADDDLHLRLPPQFIRAETVNEASSNQMPPVQRDVSAVNVVPLRQHLRRFKTRSTTNQICALVDYMEKHPALAVAKSAAGDTQCPYNAEWRSLSNYLNRIDIRKRSTLAWKRTWRDLKKAAKKEPSNERNSNVNQRILQILIKAADTQQDEESNMETVDLDALPFAVDFDQMSPGQHPGRSSPVQSENGQLDQDKPEMTCKKGHGTNAQKHALVDYMTSHPALATSKFIAVVDCDPHYAEWRQLSKYLNKIGTAKSVISWKRTWRDFKVSVLKKKWFNETLFGLDRKVLEICKKDPIELNIETEKEFDSLPDPTDGMPVLYLLSPKHTKPDIILCDPSHDDPANQESENNPKQGQKSPEHVEMSPGERSREMSPDQRSTQSSVHSDRGLPVQNENENRQDSSYKKNRRVRCTQTQINALVRYMERRPSLARARCLYMNTEHDPHHDEWRRLSRYLNNADTSVAAKSVTRWKCTWRTLVINARRQDRKRSPWNDRVSSKILQILNENDPDANEKNVEEHVTQSNEDYVYTPLLSESVMPDPLKCEPSEDVERNREENAELPKRCHNRRNYGN, from the exons ATGAAGCCGAGGATGCTTCATAAGAT TCGCTGCACCGCGACCCAGAAGATGGCGCTGATAGACTACATGTGGAACCACCGTCGGCTAGCCAGACACGAGTACGATCCGTACACCGCGGAGACAGAGTGGTTTCGCCTGGCTGAGACTCTTAACCAGAATGGGTCAGTCAAAACTGTGGACAAATGGAAAGTT ACTTGGCGCGACCTCAAAAGGAAAGCTTTAAGGGAAGTCCAAGCGGCTGCACAAAATAATACAAGGGCAAGAGAGCCGGCTATGAAAATTCGAGAAATCTTGATGTCACCAGCTGACGGGAACCCTAGGGAGCACAGAAATCTT AAAATGTCTCCATCACCACACTCTTCTTCGATTCACCTCACCCCTGAAGATTCTTACCAATGGTTAGAGGCGGGTGGCCAGGACCAGAGCCAGTATTTGGAGCCACAATGCCGCCCAGCTAACGGATTGGAGTCGATTGAGTGCACTCCGGACTTAAGTTCGGACAGTGCTCGTAGTATCTCGCCTGTGCCGACATCGTTGGCTAGAtc ACGCAGCAACCAAGAGCAAATCAACGCTTTGGTGGATTGCATGGCCATAAACACTGGCATGGCGTTCGGCAACCAGCAGACGCCCAAGAAGAAGGCGGACTGGAAGAAATTACGGCAGCTTTTGAATAGGAACGGGCCTGCGAAACAGACGGCGGCTTGGCGACAG acGTGGCGTGACCTAAAACGTAACGCTTTAGAAAGAAACAATATAACTTCAAAACAAAACTCGGTGATTACGCAAAAAATCGTACAAATCATCGAAGCGCACGAACAAGGCACAAATTCATCAAACGATGTTTCG GCAGATGACGATTTACATTTACGTTTACCACCGCAATTCATTCGGGCCGAAACAGTTAACGAAGCTTCTTCAAATCAAATGCCCCCTGTACAACGCGACGTGTCCGCTGTAAACGTGGTCCCTTTGCGACAACATTTGCGGCGTTTTAAAAC GCGTTCAACCACCAACCAAATATGCGCGTTAGTTGACTACATGGAGAAACATCCCGCTCTGGCCGTAGCGAAATCTGCAG CTGGAGACACCCAATGCCCCTACAACGCAGAGTGGCGAAGTTTAAGCAATTACCTTAACAGAATTGACATTAGAAAAAGAAGCACTTTGGCTTGGAAACGA ACATGGCGCGATCTTAAGAAAGCTGCTAAAAAAGAACCAAGTAACGAACGGAATTCTAATGTAAATCAGAGAATtcttcaaattttaataaaggCAGCAGATACCCAACAAGACGAGGAGTCTAATATGGAAACT GTAGACTTAGATGCCCTACCGTTCGCAGTGGACTTTGACCAAATGTCTCCTGGACAACACCCTGGCCGTTCCTCGCCAGTGCAAAGTGAAAATGGACAATTAGATCAAGATAAACCAGAAATGACGTGTAAAAAAGG ACACGGTACCAACGCCCAAAAACACGCTTTAGTAGACTACATGACCAGCCACCCCGCTCTAGCCACGTCCAAGTTCATAGCGGTTGTCGACTGCGACCCACACTACGCTGAATGGAGGCAGCTAAGCAAGTATCTGAACAAAATAGGGACAGCTAAAAGTGTTATCTCTTGGAAACGG ACGTGGCGAGACTTCAAAGTAAGCGTTCTAAAGAAAAAATGGTTTAACGAAACGCTTTTCGGATTAGACCGGAAAGTCCTAGAAATTTGTAAAAAGGATCCCATCGAGTTAAACATTGAAACG GAGAAAGAATTCGACTCGCTACCAGATCCAACCGACGGTATGCCTGTCCTTTACTTACTATCTCCAAAACACACGAAGCCCGACATAATATTATGTGACCCGTCTCATGACGACCCTGCCAACCAAGAGTCTGAAAATAACCCTAAACAAGGCCAAAAGTCTCCTGAGCATGTAGAAATGTCCCCTGGGGAACGAAGCCGTGAAATGTCTCCTGACCAACGAAGTACACAGTCTTCTGTACATTCCGATCGTGGTTTACCGGtgcaaaatgaaaatgaaaataggCAAGACAGTTCGTATAAGAAAAATAGAAGAGT tcgttGCACCCAAACTCAAATAAACGCCCTCGTCCGCTACATGGAGCGCCGCCCCTCCCTAGCGCGAGCAAGATGTCTGTACATGAACACCGAGCATGACCCGCACCACGATGAATGGCGGCGGTTATCTAGATATTTGAACAATGCTGATACAAGTGTGGCCGCTAAGAGCGTTACCAGATGGAAGTGT ACATGGCGGACGTTAGTAATAAACGCGCGCAGACAAGATCGCAAGAGAAGCCCGTGGAATGATAGGGTTTCTAGTAAAatactacaaatactaaacgAAAACGATCCTGACGCCAACGAGAAAAAT GTAGAAGAGCATGTCACACAATCAAACGAGGATTACGTATATACACCATTACTATCGGAAAGTGTAATGCCTGATCCCCTTAAATGTGAACCCAGTGAGGACGTTGAACGCAACCGAGAAGAAAATGCTGAACTTCCTAAACGATGTCATAATAGAAG AAATTATGGGAACTAG